One genomic segment of Deinococcus budaensis includes these proteins:
- a CDS encoding diacylglycerol/lipid kinase family protein, with amino-acid sequence MNTRGEEATLLVNLRARLGRERLVPARQALAAAGLRVQAVAVTTPREAEALLRREVERGAPYVVVGGGDGTLSHAANLLRGTATALGVLPLGTGNTFARSVGVPLDLVGAAQVAAWGQTAAVDVGLLRDVSLPGERAFLNSVALGLSAEIARSLTPRLKRRLGLLAWPAVGLGTLRRHRALDLDLTTGTWTPGRETLRLRTHQLLIANGRYVAGPLRAAPDASVADHRLDVLAFGQGRLISLLRAGLGWTAGRPALRLSAREVTVRLPGRAWASIDGELLAVTRLDLRVQPGALQVRVPRGFDAGEV; translated from the coding sequence ATGAATACGCGCGGCGAGGAGGCGACACTGCTGGTCAACCTGAGGGCGCGGCTGGGGCGCGAGCGGCTGGTCCCGGCGCGGCAGGCGCTGGCCGCCGCCGGGCTGCGGGTGCAGGCGGTCGCCGTCACCACGCCCCGGGAGGCCGAGGCGCTGCTGCGAAGGGAGGTGGAGCGCGGGGCGCCCTACGTCGTGGTCGGGGGGGGAGACGGCACCCTGTCGCACGCGGCCAACCTGCTGCGGGGGACGGCGACCGCGTTGGGCGTGCTGCCGCTGGGCACCGGCAACACCTTCGCGCGCAGCGTCGGCGTGCCGCTGGACCTCGTGGGGGCGGCGCAGGTGGCGGCCTGGGGCCAGACGGCGGCGGTGGACGTGGGCCTGCTGAGGGACGTGAGCCTGCCGGGCGAGCGGGCCTTTCTGAACAGCGTGGCCCTGGGCCTCTCGGCCGAGATCGCCCGCAGCCTGACGCCCCGGCTCAAGCGCCGCCTGGGCCTGCTCGCCTGGCCCGCCGTGGGGCTGGGCACCCTGCGGCGGCACCGCGCCCTGGACCTGGACCTGACCACCGGCACCTGGACCCCTGGCCGCGAGACGCTGCGGCTGCGCACCCACCAGCTGCTGATCGCCAATGGCCGCTACGTGGCGGGGCCGCTGCGGGCCGCGCCCGACGCCTCGGTGGCCGATCACCGGCTGGACGTGCTCGCCTTCGGCCAGGGACGGCTGATCAGCCTGCTGCGCGCGGGCCTGGGCTGGACGGCGGGACGGCCCGCCCTGCGCCTGAGCGCCCGGGAGGTGACGGTGCGCCTGCCGGGCCGGGCCTGGGCCAGCATCGACGGCGAACTGCTGGCCGTCACCAGGCTGGACCTGCGGGTGCAGCCGGGAGCCTTGCAGGTCCGGGTTCCGCGCGGCTTCGACGCGGGCGAAGTTTGA
- the truD gene encoding tRNA pseudouridine(13) synthase TruD, with the protein MSLVFEWTALAALTDTPGTGGRLRSAAQDFRVEEVPAYPLSGEGEHLYLHLEKTGHTTAHVLRELCAHLGVRDRDVGVAGLKDRHAVTTQWISVPAKYEAGAAAFALEGVRVLEATRHGNKLGLGHLRGNRFVVRVRGAAGSADRAAATLALLTAQGVPNYFGPQRFGLSGLNAEEGLRVLRGESRLRDPRVRRFLTTSVQSLIFNRFLSLRLERGLFDRLLAGDMAKKHDTGGVFLVEDAGAETPRAQRGEVSATGTLFGKKAKPLTLDAGELEREALAAFGLSPEVFASRRGDRRLTRIFPEGAEVHPEEDGYTVAFTLPKGSFATSVLRELMKTEVDAPGAESEEGPAEEEDA; encoded by the coding sequence GTGAGTCTGGTTTTCGAATGGACGGCGCTGGCCGCGCTGACGGACACGCCCGGCACGGGTGGCCGCCTGCGCAGCGCGGCGCAAGACTTCCGGGTCGAGGAGGTGCCCGCCTACCCCCTCAGCGGTGAGGGCGAGCACCTTTACCTGCACCTGGAAAAGACCGGGCACACCACCGCCCACGTCCTGCGCGAGCTGTGCGCGCACCTGGGCGTGCGCGACCGCGACGTGGGGGTCGCCGGACTGAAAGACCGCCACGCGGTCACGACCCAGTGGATCAGTGTGCCCGCCAAATACGAGGCCGGGGCCGCCGCCTTCGCCCTGGAGGGCGTGCGGGTGCTGGAGGCCACGCGCCACGGCAACAAGCTGGGGCTGGGGCACCTGCGCGGCAACCGCTTCGTGGTGCGGGTGCGCGGCGCGGCGGGATCGGCGGACCGGGCGGCGGCCACCCTCGCGCTCCTCACGGCGCAGGGCGTGCCCAACTACTTCGGCCCGCAGCGCTTCGGGTTGAGTGGCCTGAACGCCGAGGAGGGCCTGCGCGTCCTGCGCGGCGAGTCGCGGCTGCGTGACCCCCGGGTGCGGCGCTTCCTGACCACCAGCGTGCAGAGCCTGATCTTCAACCGCTTCCTGAGCCTGCGCTTGGAACGCGGGCTGTTCGACCGCCTGCTGGCCGGGGACATGGCGAAGAAGCACGACACCGGGGGCGTCTTTCTGGTCGAGGACGCGGGGGCCGAGACGCCGCGCGCCCAGCGGGGCGAGGTCAGCGCGACCGGCACCCTCTTCGGCAAGAAAGCCAAACCGCTGACCCTGGACGCGGGCGAGCTGGAGCGCGAGGCGCTGGCCGCCTTCGGCCTCAGCCCCGAGGTCTTCGCCTCGCGCCGGGGCGACCGCCGCCTCACCCGGATCTTCCCTGAGGGGGCCGAGGTTCACCCTGAGGAGGACGGCTACACGGTGGCCTTCACGCTGCCCAAAGGGAGTTTTGCCACCAGCGTCCTGCGTGAGCTGATGAAGACCGAGGTGGACGCCCCGGGCGCTGAAAGCGAAGAGGGGCCTGCCGAGGAGGAGGACGCATGA
- a CDS encoding PEGA domain-containing protein — MKPIGPYVAARDLTGDRPAGAVRTLRATDRLTGMPVLLHVLPHVAPLPELPQHPALLRPSEGGLDGDVAYVVTELPPHALPAADPLLAARGALAGLAALHEAGQTHGGVEAAQLWSVDGRVALAGAGLPWGGEPSAAGDLRDLRGTLEALGGLPPALRGAPEDASARDLLARLDAPGVTAEEQAEAAPAPALADATPLPTPGAAPESTVKVIVAAPGPDPGPDPGDAARPAALDTVAPSPEEGRTGEATAASPAPPAPVPLPDSTRRRIGEPVRIAWNADGTRRVVKPGREGALPPRARPRRPAWLWPALVLLGLLALAAALWAQRAAPGAAASEPGTLSAAAETCCPVRFTVRGEPGIPVRLSVIQAPPGANLPAGRDLGRAPGTVQFPRPGTYTLRVAAEGFTPGRVTVTAPSAAPVTIDLAP; from the coding sequence ATGAAGCCCATCGGCCCCTACGTGGCCGCGCGTGACCTGACGGGCGACCGGCCTGCCGGGGCGGTGCGGACCCTGCGCGCCACCGACCGCCTGACCGGGATGCCGGTGCTGCTGCATGTGCTGCCGCACGTGGCGCCGCTGCCCGAGCTGCCCCAGCACCCGGCCCTGCTGCGGCCCAGCGAGGGCGGCCTCGACGGCGACGTGGCCTACGTGGTGACCGAGCTGCCGCCCCACGCCCTGCCCGCCGCCGATCCCCTCCTCGCCGCGCGGGGGGCGCTGGCGGGGCTGGCCGCGCTGCACGAGGCCGGCCAGACCCACGGCGGCGTGGAGGCGGCGCAGCTGTGGAGCGTGGACGGCCGGGTGGCCCTGGCCGGAGCCGGGCTGCCCTGGGGCGGCGAGCCGAGCGCCGCCGGGGACCTGCGCGACCTGCGCGGCACCCTGGAGGCGCTGGGCGGCCTGCCTCCCGCCCTGCGGGGTGCCCCCGAAGACGCGAGCGCCCGCGACCTGCTGGCGCGGCTGGACGCTCCGGGCGTGACTGCCGAGGAGCAAGCCGAGGCAGCCCCCGCACCCGCCCTCGCGGACGCCACCCCCCTGCCGACGCCGGGCGCCGCGCCGGAGAGCACGGTGAAGGTCATCGTGGCCGCGCCGGGACCAGACCCGGGGCCAGACCCAGGGGACGCCGCCCGCCCCGCCGCGCTGGACACTGTGGCCCCTTCTCCCGAGGAGGGCAGAACCGGGGAGGCGACCGCCGCCTCTCCAGCTCCCCCTGCCCCGGTCCCCCTCCCCGACTCCACCCGGCGGCGCATCGGAGAGCCGGTGCGCATCGCCTGGAACGCCGACGGCACCCGCCGGGTCGTGAAGCCGGGCCGGGAGGGCGCCTTGCCGCCGCGCGCGCGCCCGCGCCGTCCGGCGTGGCTGTGGCCCGCGCTGGTGCTGCTCGGGCTGCTGGCGCTGGCCGCCGCGCTGTGGGCGCAGCGGGCGGCGCCGGGAGCGGCGGCTTCGGAGCCGGGAACGCTGTCCGCTGCTGCCGAGACGTGCTGCCCCGTGCGCTTCACCGTGCGCGGAGAGCCGGGCATCCCGGTGCGCCTGAGCGTGATCCAGGCGCCGCCGGGGGCGAACCTGCCCGCCGGGCGGGACCTGGGCCGCGCGCCCGGGACGGTGCAGTTCCCGCGCCCCGGCACCTACACCCTGCGCGTGGCCGCCGAGGGCTTCACGCCCGGCCGCGTCACCGTGACTGCCCCCAGCGCCGCGCCCGTCACCATCGACCTGGCCCCCTGA
- a CDS encoding DUF3293 domain-containing protein translates to MTAWNPGGQPAPAAANAQAQAALLQEVRAAGFRPVPALNGAGGWAEAALLVPGARLRQAASWGAGFGQAAVLWGVGARAALVWLEGGRVASVERRWAVRAGD, encoded by the coding sequence GTGACCGCCTGGAATCCGGGCGGCCAGCCTGCCCCCGCCGCCGCGAACGCGCAGGCCCAGGCCGCGCTGCTGCAAGAGGTCCGGGCCGCCGGCTTCCGGCCGGTGCCTGCCCTCAACGGCGCGGGCGGGTGGGCCGAGGCCGCCTTGCTGGTCCCCGGCGCGCGGCTGCGGCAGGCCGCGAGCTGGGGCGCCGGTTTCGGGCAGGCTGCGGTCCTGTGGGGCGTGGGCGCCCGCGCGGCCTTGGTCTGGCTGGAAGGGGGCCGGGTGGCGAGCGTGGAGCGGCGCTGGGCGGTGCGGGCAGGCGATTGA
- a CDS encoding MogA/MoaB family molybdenum cofactor biosynthesis protein, which produces MPDPTPPGAPTPSPTAQAPTAQAPASHRAAAPRTVRAAVLTVSDTRTEATDTSGGYLLAELRAAGHAVVGYRIVKDEALAIRAALGELLAGADVVISSGGTGITGRDVTVGVVESLLSKPLPGFGELFRMLSYREVGGAAMLSRAVGGLAGRSLLFALPGSLNAVQTGWTGLLRDELGHLAFEVARHGQPDTVPAGLTTSLSPGEVG; this is translated from the coding sequence ATGCCGGACCCGACCCCCCCTGGCGCGCCCACGCCCTCCCCCACCGCGCAGGCGCCGACCGCTCAAGCCCCGGCCAGCCACCGGGCCGCCGCGCCCCGCACGGTGCGGGCGGCGGTTCTCACCGTGAGCGACACCCGCACGGAAGCGACCGACACCAGCGGCGGCTACCTGCTGGCCGAGTTGCGCGCCGCCGGGCACGCGGTCGTGGGCTACCGGATCGTGAAGGACGAGGCGCTCGCCATCCGCGCGGCGTTGGGCGAGCTGCTGGCCGGGGCCGATGTGGTGATTTCCAGTGGCGGCACCGGGATCACCGGGCGGGACGTGACGGTCGGGGTGGTCGAGTCGCTGCTCAGCAAGCCGCTGCCGGGCTTCGGGGAGCTGTTCCGGATGCTCAGCTACCGCGAGGTCGGCGGCGCGGCGATGCTGTCACGGGCGGTGGGGGGGCTGGCGGGCCGCAGTCTGCTCTTTGCCCTGCCCGGCAGCCTGAACGCCGTGCAGACGGGCTGGACAGGCCTGCTCCGAGACGAACTCGGGCACCTCGCCTTCGAGGTCGCGCGGCACGGGCAGCCGGACACGGTCCCCGCCGGGCTGACGACCTCGCTCAGCCCGGGCGAGGTGGGCTGA
- a CDS encoding 5-oxoprolinase subunit B family protein, producing the protein MPDADPGLPRDLPPDWPPDRPPGLTPLGDGALLLRPVRARALLAELGRRPLPGVLEAVPALDALLLRYDPLGTDPGRLAAALEERLAALETAAGAPGRTLTLPVAFGGPDLAWCAAHAGLDVSAFVEAVCAAPLEVAFLGFTPGFAFLSGLPPHLQMPRLPTPRARVPAGSVALGGPWAGVYPRDTPGGWRLIGHTDAPLFDLARPDPVWWQAGDRVRLVPADA; encoded by the coding sequence ATGCCCGACGCGGACCCCGGCCTGCCGCGCGACCTGCCCCCAGACTGGCCCCCAGACCGGCCCCCCGGCCTGACCCCGCTGGGAGACGGGGCGCTGCTGCTGCGCCCCGTCCGGGCGCGGGCGCTGCTGGCAGAGCTGGGCAGGCGGCCCCTCCCCGGCGTGCTGGAGGCGGTCCCGGCCCTGGACGCGCTGCTGCTGCGCTATGACCCCCTGGGCACCGACCCGGGGCGGCTGGCGGCGGCCCTGGAGGAGCGGCTGGCCGCGCTGGAGACCGCAGCAGGCGCGCCGGGGCGCACACTCACGCTGCCGGTGGCCTTCGGCGGTCCGGACCTGGCGTGGTGTGCGGCGCACGCGGGCCTGGACGTTTCAGCGTTCGTGGAGGCCGTCTGCGCCGCGCCGCTGGAGGTGGCTTTCCTGGGCTTCACGCCGGGCTTTGCCTTTCTGAGCGGGTTGCCGCCCCACCTCCAGATGCCCCGGCTGCCCACCCCGAGGGCGCGCGTACCGGCCGGAAGCGTCGCGCTGGGCGGTCCCTGGGCAGGCGTCTACCCCCGCGACACGCCCGGCGGCTGGCGGCTGATCGGGCACACGGACGCGCCGCTGTTCGACCTCGCCCGGCCCGACCCCGTGTGGTGGCAGGCCGGAGACCGGGTGCGCCTCGTGCCCGCCGATGCCTGA
- a CDS encoding nitrilase-related carbon-nitrogen hydrolase, translated as MTPQAGASSSSSAPPPGSVTERHFRAVAVQPQWRAADFANAAAFRAWLRSQLEMARPHLAEGRSTLVVLTELNGLPLVLRGVPLAARAGTFERAALLLFLRHLPRALPVLLRERVSPIRALQLALSPENTRLYLETCRDLAREYGVYLCCGSTPLPRYRLEGGRLAREPGVLHNETVLLGPRGELIGVADKVHLTPDEEAGGVDLTPGPLDELRVFPTPVGDLGVGISLDAFRADVIGRLEAQGCTVLLQPDANGSPWTAPEGLPPDPQNVRDQPLAWLESSWQATTRGRSIRYAVNPMVVGNLLDLTFDGQSAITGRAEDAPRLRSYALTAPRPGFLELLPWVEEGDPERLRAAGLERAARSRHPWENRYRTGTLHADLTLPASQLPAPPRTAHEEALAALLTGRAAWPRPSAGWRGVAAGVLAGVGALALLGRARRRGR; from the coding sequence ATGACCCCGCAGGCTGGCGCTTCCTCCTCCTCCTCCGCTCCGCCTCCCGGCTCCGTGACCGAGCGGCACTTCCGGGCCGTCGCCGTGCAGCCGCAGTGGCGCGCCGCCGACTTCGCCAACGCCGCCGCGTTCCGGGCCTGGCTGCGCTCGCAGCTGGAGATGGCCCGGCCCCATCTGGCTGAGGGCCGCTCGACGCTGGTCGTCCTGACCGAACTCAACGGGCTGCCGCTGGTGCTGCGCGGGGTGCCGCTGGCGGCCCGGGCCGGGACTTTCGAGCGGGCGGCGCTGCTGCTCTTCTTGCGGCATCTGCCCCGCGCCCTGCCGGTGCTGCTGCGCGAGCGCGTCTCGCCCATCCGGGCGCTGCAACTGGCCCTCAGCCCGGAAAATACCCGGCTGTACCTCGAAACCTGCCGCGACCTGGCGCGCGAGTACGGCGTGTACCTGTGCTGCGGCTCAACCCCGCTGCCGCGCTACCGCCTGGAGGGCGGGCGGCTGGCGCGTGAGCCGGGCGTGCTGCACAACGAAACGGTGCTGCTCGGCCCCCGGGGCGAACTCATCGGCGTGGCCGACAAGGTCCACCTCACCCCCGACGAGGAGGCCGGGGGCGTGGACCTGACCCCTGGCCCGCTCGACGAGCTGCGCGTCTTTCCCACGCCGGTGGGCGACCTGGGGGTGGGCATCAGCCTCGACGCCTTTCGCGCAGACGTGATCGGGCGGCTCGAAGCGCAGGGCTGCACGGTGCTGCTGCAACCCGACGCCAACGGCTCGCCCTGGACCGCGCCCGAGGGGCTGCCGCCCGACCCGCAAAACGTGCGTGACCAGCCGCTCGCGTGGCTGGAGTCGAGCTGGCAGGCCACCACCCGGGGGCGCTCGATCCGTTACGCGGTCAATCCGATGGTGGTGGGCAACCTGCTCGACCTCACCTTCGACGGCCAGAGCGCGATCACCGGCCGCGCGGAGGACGCCCCCCGGCTGCGCTCCTACGCCCTGACCGCGCCGCGCCCGGGCTTTCTGGAACTGCTGCCCTGGGTGGAGGAGGGGGACCCGGAGCGGCTGCGCGCCGCCGGGCTGGAGCGGGCCGCGCGCAGCCGCCACCCCTGGGAAAACCGCTACCGCACCGGCACCCTGCACGCCGACCTGACCCTGCCCGCGTCCCAGCTGCCCGCGCCGCCCCGCACCGCCCACGAGGAGGCCCTGGCCGCCCTGCTCACGGGCCGGGCGGCGTGGCCGCGCCCCAGCGCAGGCTGGCGCGGCGTGGCGGCTGGCGTGCTGGCCGGAGTGGGCGCGCTGGCCTTGCTGGGGCGGGCGAGGCGGCGCGGGCGTTGA
- a CDS encoding alcohol dehydrogenase catalytic domain-containing protein, which produces MKAVVWQGVNRMGVETVPDPQILQPTDAIVRVTKTAICGSDLHLMDGYVPSMVHGDIVGHEFMGEVVEVGAEVRKVKVGDRVIVPFPIACGKCWYCQKGLTSLCDNSNPNPGLAEKFWGYSPAGLYGYSHITGGYAGGQAQFARTVYADANLYKVPEGLTDEQVLFLTDILPTGYMGAEHCNIHGGDVVAVFGCGPVGLFGIASAFLLGAERVIAIDRFPERLEMARSYGAETINYEEENVFERLREMTGGRGPDSVMDAVGLEAQAHGFLGVADAVKQTTRVLESDRPHALRAAIMACRKGGTVSVPGVYGGLADKIPVGAFMNKGLTMRTGQTHVHRYLDTLTGHIQRGEIDPTRIITHRLSLEEAPHAYEIFKHKHDGCIKCVLDPWADPKDHAPVK; this is translated from the coding sequence GTGAAGGCCGTCGTGTGGCAGGGCGTCAACCGCATGGGCGTGGAGACGGTGCCTGACCCCCAGATCTTGCAGCCCACCGACGCCATCGTGCGCGTGACCAAAACCGCGATCTGCGGCTCGGACCTGCACCTGATGGACGGCTACGTGCCCTCGATGGTCCACGGCGACATCGTGGGCCACGAGTTCATGGGCGAGGTCGTGGAGGTCGGCGCGGAAGTCCGCAAGGTCAAGGTGGGCGACCGGGTGATCGTGCCCTTTCCCATCGCCTGCGGCAAGTGCTGGTACTGCCAGAAGGGCCTGACCTCGCTGTGCGACAACTCCAACCCCAACCCGGGGCTGGCCGAGAAGTTCTGGGGCTACTCGCCCGCCGGGCTGTACGGCTACTCGCACATCACCGGCGGGTACGCGGGCGGGCAGGCGCAGTTCGCGCGCACCGTGTATGCCGACGCCAACCTCTACAAGGTGCCCGAGGGCCTGACCGACGAGCAGGTGCTCTTCCTGACCGACATCCTGCCGACCGGGTACATGGGCGCCGAGCACTGCAACATCCACGGCGGCGACGTGGTGGCCGTGTTCGGGTGCGGGCCGGTGGGCCTGTTTGGCATCGCCAGCGCCTTCCTGCTGGGCGCCGAGCGCGTGATCGCCATCGACCGCTTTCCCGAGCGGCTGGAGATGGCCCGCTCCTACGGCGCGGAGACGATCAACTACGAGGAAGAGAACGTCTTCGAACGCCTCAGGGAGATGACCGGCGGGCGCGGCCCCGACAGCGTGATGGACGCGGTGGGCCTCGAAGCCCAGGCCCACGGCTTCCTGGGCGTGGCCGACGCGGTCAAGCAGACCACCCGCGTGCTGGAAAGTGACCGCCCCCACGCCCTGCGCGCGGCGATCATGGCCTGCCGCAAGGGCGGCACCGTCAGCGTGCCCGGCGTGTACGGCGGCCTGGCCGACAAGATCCCGGTCGGGGCCTTTATGAACAAGGGCCTGACCATGCGCACCGGGCAGACCCACGTCCACCGTTACCTCGACACCCTGACCGGGCACATCCAGCGCGGCGAGATCGACCCCACCCGCATCATCACCCACCGCCTCAGCCTGGAGGAAGCGCCGCACGCCTACGAGATCTTCAAGCACAAGCACGACGGCTGCATCAAGTGCGTCCTCGACCCCTGGGCTGACCCCAAGGACCACGCGCCCGTGAAGTGA
- a CDS encoding SRPBCC family protein, giving the protein MTRDHQDSRRESPQNSSPAERLLFGGLGAGLIALSLRQRGGMGVVLGTGGALLLAGAAMGQGLGETLTRVRRTEDDHIKVQKAVTIGLDAGELYTFWRDFENLPRFMDHLESVKVQGEGGQRSHWVAKAPAGTSVEWDAEITADEPGRRIAWRSLEGATVPNEGEVEFRPAPGDRGTEIHVSLTYRPPGGTLGATVARLLGEDPDVQIGQDLRRLKRLLEVGHVPTTEGQSSGRKGPMKAEAKMYDNRRTS; this is encoded by the coding sequence ATGACCCGAGACCACCAAGATTCCCGGCGCGAAAGCCCCCAGAATTCCAGTCCCGCCGAGCGCCTGCTGTTCGGCGGCCTCGGCGCGGGCCTGATCGCCCTCAGCCTGCGCCAGCGCGGGGGCATGGGGGTGGTGCTGGGCACCGGGGGCGCGCTGCTGCTGGCGGGCGCGGCGATGGGCCAGGGCCTGGGCGAGACCCTGACCCGCGTGCGCCGCACCGAGGACGACCACATCAAGGTGCAAAAGGCGGTCACCATCGGCCTGGATGCGGGTGAGCTGTACACCTTCTGGCGCGACTTCGAGAACCTGCCGCGCTTCATGGACCACCTGGAGTCGGTGAAGGTGCAAGGCGAAGGCGGGCAGCGCTCGCACTGGGTCGCCAAGGCCCCGGCGGGCACCAGCGTCGAGTGGGACGCCGAGATCACCGCCGACGAGCCGGGCCGCCGCATCGCGTGGCGCTCGCTGGAGGGCGCGACCGTGCCCAATGAGGGCGAGGTGGAGTTCCGCCCGGCCCCCGGCGACCGGGGCACCGAGATTCACGTCTCGCTGACCTACCGCCCGCCGGGGGGCACCCTGGGCGCGACCGTCGCCCGGCTGCTGGGCGAGGACCCCGACGTGCAGATCGGCCAGGACCTGCGGCGGCTCAAGCGCTTGTTGGAGGTCGGCCACGTTCCCACCACCGAGGGCCAGTCCAGCGGCCGCAAGGGACCCATGAAAGCGGAGGCGAAGATGTACGACAACCGGAGGACCTCGTGA